The proteins below come from a single Lepeophtheirus salmonis chromosome 4, UVic_Lsal_1.4, whole genome shotgun sequence genomic window:
- the LOC121117017 gene encoding uncharacterized protein: MLAQKRDITIKYKITVNFIPQPSDSIYFFNRQQQLQQKNEMYKLLLTFALMASVHGDHSAPHPSPAPYHPPASYHGPAPAYKPAKYEEPAKPYAFQYGVADDYTGSNFSAEENADGKITSGSYKVALPDGRIQTVSYTVDAYNGFVADVQYEGTPVYPKYEPKPSAYKPAPYHAPAPAPYHAPAPAYKPAPYHAPAPAYKPAPAPSYNPAPAPSYKPAPSYKPAPSYKTAPIPAYKPAPPPTYEPTPAPPTYEPTPSYKSAPEAVPTYTPTPSYES; the protein is encoded by the coding sequence atgctcgcCCAAAAAAGGGATATAACGATCAAGTATAAAATAACCGTCAACTTCATTCCCCAACCATCAGATTCAATTTACTTCTTCAACCGACAACAACAACTCCAACAAAAAAACGAAATGTACAAATTACTCCTCACCTTTGCTCTTATGGCCTCTGTTCATGGAGATCACTCAGCTCCACATCCATCACCTGCACCTTACCATCCACCTGCATCCTATCATGGTCCAGCTCCAGCCTACAAGCCAGCCAAATACGAAGAACCAGCCAAGCCCTATGCCTTTCAATACGGTGTAGCCGATGACTACACTGGCTCAAATTTTTCAGCTGAAGAAAATGCCGATGGAAAGATCACTTCCGGATCTTACAAAGTGGCTCTTCCTGATGGTCGTATTCAAACTGTGAGCTATACTGTTGATGCTTACAATGGATTTGTTGCTGATGTTCAATACGAAGGAACCCCCGTCTACCCCAAGTACGAACCTAAGCCTTCTGCTTACAAACCAGCTCCTTATCACGCTCCTGCTCCAGCTCCTTATCATGCCCCTGCTCCAGCTTACAAGCCTGCTCCTTACCATGCTCCAGCCCCTGCTTACAAACCTGCACCAGCTCCATCTTATAATCCAGCACCAGCTCCTTCTTACAAACCAGCCCCTTCTTACAAACCAGCCCCTTCTTACAAAACCGCACCTATCCCTGCGTACAAGCCAGCTCCTCCTCCAACTTATGAACCAACCCCTGCTCCTCCTACCTATGAACCTACTCCATCTTACAAATCTGCCCCTGAAGCAGTACCTACCTACACACCTACTCCTTCTTATGAGTCCTAA
- the LOC121117016 gene encoding uncharacterized protein, with amino-acid sequence MFKLLVASVLITSVYGDHSAPHPSPAPYHPPQPAPYHAPAPSYHSPKYEESAKPYAFQYGVADDYSGSNFSAEENADGKITSGSYKVALPDGRIQTVSYTVDAYNGFVADVQYEGTPVYPKYEPKPSAYKPAPYHAPAPAPYHAPAPAYKPAPAYEA; translated from the coding sequence atgttcaagttGTTAGTAGCTTCTGTTCTCATTACCTCCGTTTACGGAGATCACTCCGCTCCTCATCCATCACCCGCTCCATACCATCCACCCCAACCTGCTCCCTATCATGCTCCTGCTCCTTCTTACCACTCTCCCAAATACGAAGAATCCGCAAAACCCTATGCCTTCCAATACGGCGTAGCTGATGACTACTCTGGCTCCAACTTTTCCGCTGAGGAAAATGCTGATGGAAAGATCACTTCCGGATCCTACAAAGTGGCTCTTCCCGATGGTCGTATTCAAACTGTGAGCTATACCGTTGATGCTTACAATGGATTTGTTGCTGATGTTCAATACGAAGGAACCCCTGTCTACCCCAAGTACGAACCTAAGCCTTCTGCTTACAAGCCAGCTCCTTATCACGCTCCTGCTCCAGCTCCTTATCATGCCCCTGCTCCTGCTTACAAGCCAGCTCCAGCTTATGAAGCCTAA
- the LOC121117015 gene encoding uncharacterized protein, producing MYKLLVASVLLASVYGDHSAPHPSPAPYHPPQPAPYHAPSYHSPKYEEPAKPYAFQYGVADDYSGSNFSAEENADGKITSGSYKVALPDGRIQTVSYTVDAYNGFVADVQYEGTPVYPKYEPKPSPYRPAPYHAPAPAPYHSPSPAYKPAPAYEA from the coding sequence atgtaCAAGTTATTAGTTGCTTCCGTTCTCCTTGCCTCCGTTTACGGAGATCACTCTGCTCCTCATCCATCACCCGCTCCATACCATCCACCCCAACCTGCACCTTATCATGCTCCTTCTTACCACTCTCCCAAATACGAGGAACCCGCAAAACCCTATGCCTTCCAATACGGTGTAGCTGATGACTACTCTGGCTCCAACTTTTCCGCTGAGGAAAATGCTGATGGAAAGATCACTTCCGGATCCTACAAAGTGGCTCTTCCCGATGGTCGTATTCAAACTGTGAGCTATACTGTTGATGCTTACAATGGATTCGTTGCTGATGTTCAATATGAAGGAACCCCCGTCTACCCCAAGTATGAACCTAAGCCTTCTCCTTACAGGCCAGCTCCTTATCATGCCCCTGCTCCAGCTCCATATCATTCCCCTTCTCCTGCTTACAAGCCAGCTCCAGCTTATGAAGcctaa
- the LOC121117019 gene encoding uncharacterized protein, giving the protein MYKLLLTFALMASVQGDHSAPHPSPAPYHPPEPYHAPAPSYKPAKYEEPAQPYAFQYGVADDYTGSKFSAEENADGKITSGSYKVALPDGRIQTVSYTVDAYNGFVADVQYEGTPVYPKYEPKPSPYKPAPYHAPAPAYKPAPYHAPAPAYKPAPAPSYNPVPAPSYNPAPAPSYKPAPSYKTVPTPAYKPAPPPTYEPTPAPPTYEPTPSYKSAPEAVPTYTPTPSYESSMWKCFRSFRLKGNACPKTSITTMYKMSVKYTPQSSDSKYFFNQQERRQMKMYKLLLTFALMAFVHGDHSAPHPSPAPYHPPASYDDPAPSYKPAKYEEPAKPYAFQYGVADDYSGSNFSAEENADGKITSGSYKVALPDGRIQTVSYTVDAYNGFVADVQYEGTPVYPKYEPKPSPYKPAQYHAPAPAYKPAPYHAPAPAYKPAPAPSYNPAPAPSYKPAPSYKTVPTPAYKPAPPPTYEPTPAPTTYEPTPSYKSAPEAVPTYTPTPSYES; this is encoded by the exons atgtacaAATTGCTCCTCACCTTTGCTCTCATGGCCTCTGTTCAGGGAGATCACTCGGCACCTCATCCATCACCCGCTCCTTACCATCCACCTGAACCCTATCATGCTCCTGCTCCATCCTACAAGCCAGCCAAATACGAAGAACCAGCCCAGCCCTATGCCTTTCAATACGGTGTAGCCGATGACTACACTGGCTCAAAATTTTCAGCTGAAGAAAATGCCGATGGAAAGATCACTTCCGGATCCTACAAAGTCGCTCTTCCTGATGGTCGTATTCAAACTGTGAGCTATACCGTTGATGCATACAATGGATTTGTTGCTGATGTTCAATACGAAGGGACCCCCGTCTACCCCAAGTACGAACCTAAGCCTTCTCCTTACAAGCCAGCTCCTTATCATGCACCTGCTCCAGCTTACAAACCTGCTCCTTATCATGCTCCAGCTCCTGCTTACAAACCTGCACCAGCTCCATCATATAATCCAGTACCAGCTCCATCATATAATCCAGCACCAGCTCCTTCTTACAAACCAGCCCCTTCCTACAAAACTGTACCTACTCCTGCGTACAAGCCAGCTCCTCCTCCAACTTATGAACCAACCCCTGCTCCTCCTACCTATGAACCTACTCCATCTTACAAATCTGCCCCTGAAGCAGTTCCTACCTACACACCTACTCCTTCTTATGAGTCTT CAATGTGGAAGTGTTTTAGATCCTTCCGATTAAAAGGAAATGCTTGCCCAAAAACGAGTATAACTACCATGTATAAAATGTCCGTCAAATACACTCCCCAATCATCAGATTCAAAATACTTCTTTAACCAACAAGAACGCAGACAAatgaaaatgtacaaattacTCCTCACCTTTGCTCTTATGGCCTTTGTCCATGGAGATCACTCAGCTCCACATCCATCACCCGCTCCTTACCATCCACCTGCTTCCTATGATGATCCAGCTCCATCCTACAAGCCAGCCAAATACGAAGAACCAGCAAAGCCATATGCCTTTCAATACGGTGTAGCTGATGACTACTCTGGCTCCAACTTTTCAGCTGAAGAAAATGCTGATGGAAAGATAACTTCCGGATCCTACAAAGTCGCTCTTCCTGATGGTCGTATTCAAACTGTGAGCTATACCGTTGATGCATACAATGGATTTGTTGCTGATGTTCAATACGAAGGGACCCCCGTCTACCCCAAGTATGAACCTAAGCCTTCTCCTTATAAGCCAGCTCAGTATCATGCACCTGCTCCAGCTTACAAACCTGCTCCTTATCATGCTCCAGCTCCTGCTTACAAACCTGCGCCAGCTCCATCTTATAATCCAGCACCAGCTCCTTCTTACAAACCAGCCCCTTCCTACAAAACTGTACCTACTCCTGCGTACAAGCCAGCTCCTCCTCCAACTTATGAACCAACTCCTGCTCCTACTACCTATGAACCTACTCCATCTTACAAATCTGCCCCCGAAGCAGTACCTACCTACACACCTACTCCTTCTTATGAGTCTTAA